From the genome of Bradyrhizobium elkanii USDA 76, one region includes:
- a CDS encoding TetR/AcrR family transcriptional regulator, protein MARPRSFDPDDVLEIARQMFWQKGFQATSLDEITAASGVAKPSLYAAFGDKNALFLKVLDRYHDGILGWAERVLAQPGPARDVIRQWLTGFIPYCSGEKGQRGCLSINSATDGSLDQVELRKSIERYNRRLEELLRTRLRTDRAQFSKGFDPDVTAHTIMVVHAGLLALAHQRPDWKQVKAVIDQVMSLLA, encoded by the coding sequence ATGGCAAGGCCGCGCAGCTTCGATCCGGACGATGTCCTGGAAATCGCCCGCCAGATGTTCTGGCAGAAGGGCTTTCAGGCGACTTCGCTCGACGAGATCACGGCGGCGAGCGGCGTCGCGAAACCCAGCCTCTATGCGGCCTTCGGCGACAAGAACGCGTTGTTCCTGAAGGTGCTGGACCGCTATCACGACGGCATCCTCGGCTGGGCCGAGCGCGTGCTGGCGCAGCCGGGGCCCGCGCGGGACGTCATCAGGCAGTGGCTCACCGGCTTCATTCCCTATTGCTCGGGCGAGAAGGGACAGCGCGGCTGCCTGTCGATCAATTCCGCGACCGACGGCTCGCTCGACCAGGTCGAGCTCCGCAAGAGCATCGAGCGCTACAACCGGCGGCTTGAAGAGTTGCTGCGCACGCGGCTGCGCACCGATCGCGCCCAGTTCAGCAAGGGCTTTGACCCTGACGTCACCGCCCACACCATCATGGTGGTGCATGCCGGACTGCTGGCGCTCGCGCACCAGAGGCCGGATTGGAAACAGGTGAAGGCCGTGATCGACCAGGTGATGAGCCTGCTCGCCTGA
- a CDS encoding sulfite exporter TauE/SafE family protein — MLTLMFAGVSLLYATVGQAGGTAFLALMAFASFPSNEMRPTALLLNIIAATYSTWRFHRGGLIDWAKLRLLLIASLPTALVGGFIVLDERLYNVATGVILLAAAAAAYPSLRFQRRHEAREAARNRIPMTFCRTRPD, encoded by the coding sequence ATGCTGACGTTGATGTTCGCCGGCGTCTCGCTGCTCTATGCTACGGTTGGTCAGGCTGGCGGGACAGCATTTCTTGCTCTCATGGCGTTCGCCTCGTTCCCTTCGAACGAGATGCGTCCGACGGCGCTGCTACTCAATATCATCGCAGCCACCTATTCGACCTGGCGCTTTCATCGCGGGGGCCTGATTGATTGGGCCAAGCTAAGGCTGCTCCTCATTGCGTCGCTCCCGACCGCTCTTGTTGGCGGGTTCATCGTTCTTGACGAACGTCTGTATAACGTCGCGACCGGAGTGATTCTTCTCGCTGCTGCGGCGGCCGCTTATCCCTCGCTGCGGTTTCAAAGGCGGCACGAGGCACGCGAGGCCGCTCGGAACCGGATACCTATGACATTTTGCCGCACGCGACCTGACTGA
- a CDS encoding pyridoxamine 5'-phosphate oxidase family protein — translation MSDRRTKSKLATWHAGEKAIQQQVGVAEKMEVVGQRAVRDFMPDQHRDFFAQIPFIVVGSVDRSGDAWASLLAGKPGFISSPTPRSLEIDARPDASDPVSEGMREGDAIGLLGIELHTRRRNRANGLLRAASGKALSFELDQSFGNCAQYIQLRDFAFAREPDEPFAGEIEASTTLDQAARDTIKAADTFFVASYAERDDRRQVDVSHRGGRVGFVRVADDGTLTIPDFAGNLFFNTLGNILVNGKAGLLFVDFETGDLLQLSGDAEVMLDSPEIAAFQGAERLWSFRARRVVRRRGALPLRWAFRAEGWSPNSLMTGDWTQTAERIRAAGRATQWRPFKVARIVDESRSIRSFHLQPDDGAGLLPHQAGQHLPIRLSLPGIDKPVIRTYTLSVAPSDGMYRISVKRDGVVSQHLHDTIHVGDIVEARAPAGGFTIDAREKRPAVLLAGGVGITPLLAMLRHVVYEGLRTRGIRPTFLFQAAHAKQDRAFGDELQQLVDAAGGAVRIIRVLGDVDGAEQGTDYDAAGRIDMALLSRVLPFNDYDFYLCGPPQFTQLLYDALRGYNIADGRIHAEAFGPSSLVRKPDLVTAAPPRRPPATTPIPVAFTTSLKEARWTPEAGTLLELAEARGLSPAFSCREGNCGTCRTRLLAGAVTYVKQPAAEVADDEVLICCAVPAKPEADGEDRIQLDL, via the coding sequence ATGAGCGACAGACGAACCAAGAGCAAGCTCGCGACCTGGCACGCCGGCGAAAAGGCGATCCAGCAGCAGGTCGGCGTCGCCGAGAAGATGGAGGTCGTCGGCCAGCGCGCGGTGCGCGACTTCATGCCCGACCAGCATCGCGATTTCTTCGCGCAGATTCCCTTCATCGTCGTCGGCAGCGTGGACCGAAGCGGCGACGCCTGGGCTTCGCTGCTGGCCGGCAAGCCCGGCTTCATCTCCTCGCCGACGCCGCGCAGCCTCGAGATCGATGCGCGGCCTGACGCCAGCGATCCGGTCAGCGAAGGCATGCGCGAGGGCGATGCGATCGGACTCTTGGGGATCGAATTGCACACGCGGCGCCGCAACCGGGCGAACGGGCTGCTGCGTGCAGCATCAGGCAAGGCGCTCAGCTTCGAGCTCGATCAGAGCTTCGGCAATTGCGCGCAGTATATCCAGCTCCGCGATTTCGCCTTCGCGCGCGAGCCGGATGAACCTTTTGCGGGAGAGATCGAGGCGAGCACGACGCTCGATCAGGCCGCGCGCGACACGATCAAGGCGGCCGACACGTTCTTCGTGGCGTCCTATGCCGAGCGCGACGACCGTCGCCAGGTCGACGTCTCGCATCGCGGCGGCCGGGTGGGCTTCGTCCGCGTCGCCGACGACGGCACGCTGACGATTCCCGATTTCGCCGGCAATCTGTTCTTCAACACGCTCGGCAACATCCTCGTCAACGGCAAGGCCGGGCTGCTCTTTGTCGATTTCGAAACCGGCGACTTGCTGCAGCTGAGCGGCGATGCCGAGGTGATGCTGGACTCGCCGGAGATCGCGGCGTTTCAGGGCGCCGAGCGGCTCTGGAGTTTCCGTGCCCGCCGTGTGGTGCGCAGACGCGGCGCGCTGCCGCTGCGCTGGGCGTTCCGGGCCGAAGGCTGGTCGCCGAATTCGCTGATGACCGGTGACTGGACACAGACCGCCGAGCGGATCCGCGCGGCCGGGCGCGCGACGCAGTGGCGGCCGTTCAAGGTCGCCAGGATCGTCGACGAGAGCCGATCGATCCGGTCGTTTCATTTGCAGCCGGACGACGGCGCGGGGCTGCTTCCGCACCAGGCGGGACAGCATTTGCCGATCCGTCTCTCGCTGCCCGGCATCGACAAGCCAGTGATCCGCACCTACACGCTGTCGGTCGCGCCGTCGGACGGCATGTACCGCATCAGCGTGAAGCGCGACGGTGTCGTATCGCAACATCTGCACGACACCATCCATGTCGGCGACATCGTCGAAGCGCGCGCACCAGCCGGCGGCTTCACGATCGATGCGCGCGAGAAGCGGCCCGCGGTGCTGCTCGCCGGCGGTGTCGGCATCACGCCGCTGCTCGCGATGCTGCGCCACGTGGTCTATGAAGGGTTGCGCACCCGCGGCATCCGGCCGACATTCCTGTTTCAGGCCGCGCATGCGAAACAGGACCGCGCGTTCGGCGACGAATTGCAGCAGCTGGTGGATGCCGCCGGTGGCGCCGTGCGGATCATCCGCGTCCTCGGCGATGTCGACGGCGCCGAGCAGGGCACAGACTACGACGCCGCGGGACGGATCGACATGGCGTTGTTGTCGCGCGTCCTGCCGTTCAATGACTACGACTTCTATCTGTGCGGACCGCCGCAGTTCACCCAATTGCTCTATGACGCCCTGCGCGGCTACAACATTGCCGACGGCAGGATTCACGCCGAAGCATTCGGTCCTTCATCGCTGGTCCGGAAGCCCGACCTCGTCACCGCAGCGCCGCCGCGCCGACCGCCGGCGACGACGCCGATCCCGGTCGCCTTCACCACATCGTTGAAGGAGGCGCGCTGGACGCCGGAGGCGGGGACGCTGCTCGAATTGGCGGAAGCGCGCGGTCTCAGTCCCGCCTTCAGCTGCCGGGAAGGCAATTGCGGAACCTGCCGAACCCGATTGCTGGCTGGCGCCGTGACCTATGTGAAGCAGCCCGCCGCCGAGGTGGCCGATGACGAGGTGCTGATCTGCTGCGCGGTGCCGGCGAAGCCGGAGGCCGACGGCGAGGATCGGATCCAGCTGGATCTCTGA
- a CDS encoding YiaA/YiaB family inner membrane protein, with protein MNQTIQPHSGSWVTFTYASFAASAFLVAVGVFFLPIDLWMKGYLTMGIVMLVQTCVTLTKTVRDNYESSKFVNRIEDAKAERLLMEVSKAA; from the coding sequence ATGAACCAGACCATCCAACCCCACAGCGGCAGCTGGGTTACCTTCACCTACGCGTCCTTCGCGGCTTCCGCCTTCCTCGTCGCCGTCGGCGTGTTCTTCCTGCCGATCGATCTCTGGATGAAGGGCTATCTCACGATGGGCATCGTGATGCTGGTCCAGACCTGCGTCACGCTGACCAAGACGGTGCGCGACAATTACGAGAGCAGCAAGTTCGTGAACCGCATCGAGGACGCCAAGGCCGAGCGCCTGCTGATGGAGGTCTCCAAGGCGGCGTGA
- a CDS encoding Rieske (2Fe-2S) protein yields the protein MARHIVARTSEIPAGGNKVFGLEGRDIVVFHVNGEFFALLNRCPHEGAPLEKAACVARLTSPEPGIYQRDRVGEMLRCPWHGWEFDIRNGQSWFDPKRFRIRSYPVAVESGAELQRGPYVAETFPVHIEDNYVIVEV from the coding sequence ATGGCCCGTCACATCGTCGCGCGCACCAGTGAGATTCCGGCCGGCGGCAACAAGGTGTTCGGCCTCGAGGGCCGCGACATCGTCGTGTTCCACGTCAATGGCGAGTTCTTCGCGCTGCTCAATCGCTGCCCGCATGAGGGCGCGCCGCTGGAGAAGGCGGCCTGCGTCGCGCGCCTGACCTCGCCGGAGCCCGGCATCTATCAGCGCGACCGCGTCGGCGAGATGCTGCGCTGTCCGTGGCACGGCTGGGAATTCGACATCCGCAACGGGCAGTCCTGGTTCGATCCCAAGCGGTTCAGGATCCGCTCCTATCCGGTCGCGGTCGAGAGCGGCGCCGAGTTGCAGAGGGGGCCGTATGTCGCCGAGACGTTCCCGGTGCACATCGAGGACAATTACGTGATCGTCGAGGTCTAA
- a CDS encoding zinc-dependent alcohol dehydrogenase family protein, whose product MKAVQVVAFGRAADVVKLNEVPDVGSPGPDEVVVAVEAAPINNSDFMIIAGRYGYLPSPPATLGIEGVGRVVATGSQVRNLKEGDRTLIPFTVPSWTERVKFTASWQRALPDNADVQQLSMIGVNPATAYLLLTDFVKVPRGGWVIQNGANSATARAVIAIAKSLGLKTVNIVRREDVVDEVKSVGGDIVLLDGPDLAKRVARETGRAPIQLALDMVGGSSALNLMNCLAPKGVLVIYSAMSGQPFSGSALSVIFNEVSVRGFWLGHWGKTATDQALAGMYDHLVPMVASGAISAPVVGAYRLEDFSQAIAQAAAFKGKVIFTPN is encoded by the coding sequence ATGAAAGCGGTTCAGGTCGTTGCATTCGGACGTGCAGCGGATGTGGTCAAGCTCAACGAGGTGCCGGATGTCGGCAGCCCCGGCCCCGACGAGGTCGTGGTCGCGGTTGAGGCCGCGCCGATCAACAATTCGGATTTCATGATCATCGCCGGGCGCTACGGCTATCTGCCGTCACCGCCGGCCACGCTCGGGATCGAGGGCGTCGGGCGGGTTGTTGCCACCGGATCGCAGGTGAGGAACCTGAAGGAGGGCGACCGCACGCTGATTCCCTTCACGGTCCCGTCCTGGACCGAGCGGGTCAAATTCACAGCGTCGTGGCAGCGCGCGCTGCCCGACAATGCCGATGTCCAGCAACTGTCCATGATCGGGGTCAATCCGGCCACCGCCTATCTGCTGCTGACCGATTTCGTGAAAGTCCCGCGCGGCGGCTGGGTGATCCAGAACGGCGCCAATTCGGCGACGGCGCGCGCGGTGATCGCCATCGCCAAGTCGCTCGGGCTCAAGACCGTCAACATCGTCCGCCGCGAGGACGTCGTGGACGAGGTCAAGTCGGTCGGCGGCGATATCGTGCTGCTCGACGGGCCGGATCTCGCCAAGCGCGTCGCCAGGGAAACGGGTAGGGCGCCGATCCAGCTGGCGCTCGACATGGTCGGCGGCTCATCCGCCTTGAACCTGATGAACTGCCTCGCGCCAAAAGGAGTGCTCGTCATCTACAGCGCGATGAGCGGACAGCCGTTCTCCGGCTCGGCCTTGAGCGTGATCTTCAACGAAGTGTCGGTGCGCGGCTTCTGGCTCGGCCATTGGGGCAAGACCGCGACCGATCAGGCATTGGCCGGAATGTACGACCATCTGGTGCCGATGGTCGCATCGGGCGCGATCAGCGCGCCGGTGGTCGGGGCCTATCGCCTGGAGGATTTTTCGCAGGCGATCGCGCAGGCGGCGGCATTCAAGGGCAAGGTGATCTTCACGCCGAACTAG
- a CDS encoding TetR/AcrR family transcriptional regulator, whose amino-acid sequence MSKALERRAKLREALIEAAERAIAAKGLGGLKTRELAQEIGVANGGVYNLVEDVDELILRVGSRTLARLDASLSLAEIGGAAAPREMLVRIAVAYCDFAADNLELWRALFEHRMQPGKPVPEWAITEQMELFRHIYKPLAALFPQRSPAQLGVTARSLFSAVHGMVALGLEHKLIAVPIGALRSEIATLTRAMVDGLTARKE is encoded by the coding sequence ATGTCCAAGGCATTGGAACGACGAGCAAAACTGCGGGAAGCGCTGATCGAGGCGGCGGAGCGGGCGATTGCGGCAAAGGGTCTCGGTGGCCTGAAAACCCGCGAACTGGCCCAGGAAATCGGGGTCGCCAATGGCGGCGTCTACAATCTGGTCGAGGATGTCGACGAGCTGATCCTGCGCGTCGGCTCGCGCACGCTGGCGCGGCTCGATGCGTCGCTGTCGCTGGCCGAGATCGGCGGGGCTGCGGCGCCGCGCGAGATGCTGGTGCGGATCGCGGTCGCCTATTGCGACTTCGCCGCCGACAATCTCGAACTGTGGCGCGCGCTGTTCGAGCATCGCATGCAGCCCGGCAAGCCGGTGCCGGAATGGGCGATCACCGAGCAGATGGAATTGTTCCGTCACATCTACAAGCCGCTCGCCGCGCTGTTTCCGCAGCGTTCGCCGGCGCAGCTCGGCGTCACCGCGCGCAGCCTGTTCTCCGCGGTGCATGGCATGGTCGCGCTCGGGCTCGAGCACAAGCTGATCGCGGTGCCGATCGGCGCATTGCGCAGCGAGATCGCAACGTTGACGCGCGCGATGGTCGACGGGCTGACGGCCAGGAAGGAATAG
- a CDS encoding PspA/IM30 family protein, translating to MFKTVLTLFRGSVAAAEEELQDRTALVILDQQMRDAAAAVDRSKRTLALAIAGDQQEGRRLDATNARIADLEVRASAALEGGREDLAREAAQAIANLEAERDAAMTARALFASEITRLKRHVGNAEARIAELDRGRRLARASEAVRSLRRSGIEAARPYESTLPEAEATLKRLRERQMEIQAADEALIEIDAAAGPLATAEKLAEQGFGPRMKSTADDVLARLKAKRPNAA from the coding sequence ATGTTCAAAACTGTTTTGACGCTTTTCCGCGGCAGCGTGGCAGCAGCGGAGGAGGAACTGCAAGACCGGACAGCGCTGGTCATCCTCGACCAGCAGATGCGCGATGCCGCCGCCGCCGTCGACCGCTCGAAGCGGACCCTGGCGCTGGCGATCGCCGGCGACCAGCAGGAAGGCCGCCGGCTCGACGCCACCAACGCCCGGATCGCCGATCTCGAGGTACGCGCGTCGGCGGCACTCGAGGGCGGCCGGGAAGATCTCGCCCGCGAAGCCGCGCAGGCGATCGCCAATCTCGAAGCCGAGCGCGATGCCGCGATGACCGCACGCGCGCTGTTCGCCTCCGAGATCACCCGGCTGAAGCGCCATGTCGGCAACGCCGAGGCGCGCATCGCCGAGCTCGATCGCGGCCGGCGCCTCGCCCGTGCATCGGAAGCGGTGCGTTCGCTGCGCCGGAGCGGCATCGAGGCAGCGCGCCCCTACGAGTCGACGCTGCCGGAAGCGGAGGCGACGCTGAAGCGGCTGCGCGAGCGGCAGATGGAGATCCAGGCCGCCGACGAGGCGTTGATCGAGATCGACGCCGCCGCGGGACCGCTGGCTACCGCCGAGAAGCTCGCCGAGCAGGGCTTTGGCCCGCGCATGAAATCGACCGCCGACGACGTACTGGCGCGGCTGAAAGCCAAGCGCCCGAACGCAGCCTGA
- a CDS encoding amidohydrolase family protein, producing the protein MSDVIDRPMLDQEKTAASRLRIIDCDIHPSIHAHSDLNEFLPKRWQQHLKEYGSHLRTPYIGTTPYPRSSPLIARRDAWPPTGGVPGSDLDFMRKQHLDPFDVEFGILQVLDLFIFSQQNLEFGAAIQRAINDWQLAFWAHRDPRLKASILVGQDGSDLGLAEIERCAKSGEYIQINVSPRANEPLGRRRYWPIYERAQELDLPLGIHVGGYGGHAPTGGGWPSYYCEEHQSNAHTVASNLTSLVLEGVPERFPKLKIVFIEGGFGWIPATMWRMDQHFERFRSEVPHLKRRPSEYVKQHFWFTTQPIDEPDEARHLRQLIEWVGIDRLLFSSDYPHWDYDDARYAFKTPLTDAERRKIFNSNARAVYKF; encoded by the coding sequence ATGAGTGACGTCATCGACCGCCCGATGCTCGACCAGGAGAAGACCGCGGCGTCGCGGCTCAGAATCATCGATTGCGACATCCATCCGAGCATTCACGCGCACAGCGACCTCAACGAGTTCCTGCCAAAACGCTGGCAGCAGCATCTGAAGGAATATGGCAGCCATCTGCGCACGCCCTATATCGGCACCACGCCGTATCCGCGTTCCTCGCCGCTGATCGCGCGGCGCGATGCCTGGCCGCCGACCGGCGGCGTGCCGGGCTCCGATCTCGATTTCATGCGCAAGCAGCACCTCGACCCCTTCGACGTCGAGTTCGGCATCCTGCAGGTGCTCGACCTCTTCATCTTCTCGCAGCAGAATCTGGAATTCGGCGCCGCGATCCAGCGCGCCATCAACGACTGGCAACTCGCGTTCTGGGCGCATCGCGATCCGCGCCTGAAGGCCTCGATCCTGGTCGGGCAGGACGGCTCCGACCTCGGCCTCGCCGAGATCGAGCGCTGCGCCAAATCAGGCGAATACATCCAGATCAACGTCTCGCCGCGTGCCAACGAGCCGCTCGGCCGCCGCCGCTACTGGCCGATCTATGAACGCGCGCAAGAGCTCGATCTGCCGCTCGGTATCCATGTCGGCGGCTATGGCGGGCATGCGCCGACCGGCGGCGGTTGGCCGTCCTATTATTGCGAGGAGCATCAGTCCAACGCGCACACGGTGGCCTCGAATCTCACCAGCCTGGTGCTGGAAGGTGTTCCCGAGCGCTTCCCGAAACTGAAGATCGTGTTCATCGAGGGTGGCTTCGGCTGGATCCCCGCCACGATGTGGCGGATGGATCAGCACTTTGAGCGCTTCCGCAGCGAGGTGCCGCATTTGAAGCGCAGGCCGAGCGAATATGTGAAGCAGCATTTCTGGTTCACGACCCAGCCGATCGACGAGCCTGATGAAGCCAGGCACCTGCGCCAGCTGATCGAATGGGTCGGCATCGACCGGCTGTTGTTCTCGTCGGACTATCCGCACTGGGACTATGACGACGCGCGCTACGCCTTCAAGACACCGCTGACGGACGCCGAGCGTCGCAAGATCTTCAACAGCAATGCCCGCGCGGTTTACAAGTTCTGA
- a CDS encoding HesA/MoeB/ThiF family protein codes for MNFDYYSFTGRNIGFIDEHEQQLLRQARVFVCGVGGMGGAAFMALARAGVGKFVIADIDRFEVSNLNRQVFAFADEVGREKAAVAAEAARRINPTIEIEVLGENWTSALAGIAAQCPVIVNGMDDIAAGVHLYRTAKRADATVIDAYMSPLPSVIVVRPHDPRPEQRLGFPTLGKAWTDITEDDRRAAMRAEIEHVMLHSSSRNYVDLAIAGEVAAGRRSRMSFAPMVISTGMLMAYEAVALILGRTSGTDCRGWFLNPHRPAIEKPRNALVAALMRPLVRRAIDELTGGK; via the coding sequence ATGAATTTCGACTACTACTCCTTCACCGGCCGCAATATCGGCTTCATCGACGAGCACGAGCAGCAGCTGCTGCGTCAGGCGCGGGTGTTCGTCTGCGGCGTCGGCGGCATGGGCGGCGCGGCCTTCATGGCGCTGGCGCGCGCCGGCGTCGGCAAATTCGTGATCGCCGACATCGACCGCTTCGAGGTTTCCAACCTCAACCGCCAGGTGTTCGCCTTCGCCGACGAGGTCGGGCGCGAGAAGGCGGCGGTTGCCGCCGAAGCCGCAAGGCGCATCAATCCGACCATCGAGATCGAGGTGCTTGGCGAGAACTGGACCAGCGCGCTGGCCGGGATCGCCGCGCAGTGCCCGGTCATCGTCAACGGCATGGACGATATCGCCGCCGGCGTTCATCTGTACCGGACCGCGAAGCGCGCCGATGCAACCGTGATCGACGCCTACATGTCGCCGCTGCCCTCGGTGATCGTGGTGCGCCCGCACGATCCGCGGCCCGAGCAGCGCCTCGGCTTTCCCACGCTCGGCAAGGCCTGGACCGATATCACCGAGGACGACCGCCGCGCCGCGATGCGCGCCGAGATCGAGCACGTGATGCTGCACTCCTCGTCGCGCAACTATGTCGACCTCGCCATCGCCGGCGAAGTCGCCGCCGGCCGCCGCAGCCGGATGTCGTTTGCGCCGATGGTGATCTCGACCGGCATGCTGATGGCCTATGAGGCGGTCGCGCTGATCCTCGGCCGCACCTCCGGCACCGATTGCCGCGGCTGGTTTCTCAACCCGCATCGGCCCGCGATCGAGAAGCCGCGCAATGCGCTCGTCGCCGCCCTGATGCGTCCGCTGGTGCGGCGGGCGATCGACGAACTGACGGGCGGCAAATGA
- a CDS encoding glutathione S-transferase family protein, with product MKLYHFALSGHAHRARLFLSLLGIPHELVDVDLKSAAQKRPEFLALNPFGQVPVLDDDGTIISDSNAILVYLATKLGRTDWLPQDAKGAAAVQRWLSVAAGDLAFGPAAARLITVFGAKHNPDDVIARAHVLLKRLEAHLAGRDWLVGAAPTIADVALYSYLSSAPEGNVDLSAYARVTAWLRRIETLPGFVAFARTRVGLAAA from the coding sequence ATGAAGCTCTACCACTTCGCTCTCTCCGGCCACGCGCATCGCGCGCGCCTGTTTTTGTCCCTGCTCGGAATTCCGCACGAGCTGGTCGACGTCGATCTCAAGTCCGCCGCGCAGAAGCGGCCGGAATTTCTCGCGCTCAACCCGTTCGGCCAGGTACCGGTGCTGGACGATGACGGCACCATCATTTCCGACTCCAACGCGATCCTGGTCTATCTCGCGACCAAGCTCGGCCGCACCGACTGGCTGCCGCAGGATGCAAAGGGCGCTGCCGCGGTCCAGCGCTGGCTGTCGGTTGCTGCCGGCGATCTCGCGTTCGGGCCCGCTGCGGCACGCCTCATCACCGTGTTCGGCGCCAAGCACAATCCGGACGACGTGATCGCGCGGGCGCATGTTCTGCTGAAGCGGCTCGAAGCCCATCTCGCCGGTCGCGACTGGCTGGTCGGCGCGGCGCCGACGATCGCAGACGTCGCGCTCTACAGCTATCTGTCGAGCGCGCCCGAAGGCAATGTCGATCTCTCCGCCTATGCGCGCGTCACCGCGTGGCTGCGCCGGATCGAGACGCTGCCGGGCTTCGTGGCCTTCGCCAGGACTCGCGTCGGTCTGGCGGCTGCGTGA
- a CDS encoding cupin domain-containing protein, producing the protein MVESSDGQAKAQQAGFAGVTRRTLERLALPGDDRELVVAEVTYPPGGVAPLHRHPVGGVVFIVEGVAESAYGDEAPRQYRAGETLQDRPGVPHTLFRNCDPDRPLRFLTIYALEPGRAYTMEP; encoded by the coding sequence ATGGTTGAAAGCAGCGACGGTCAGGCAAAAGCTCAACAAGCCGGATTTGCCGGCGTCACCCGCAGGACCCTCGAGCGTCTCGCTTTGCCCGGCGATGATCGCGAGCTTGTCGTTGCCGAGGTGACCTATCCGCCCGGCGGGGTCGCTCCGCTGCACCGGCACCCCGTTGGCGGCGTGGTCTTCATCGTCGAAGGCGTCGCCGAGTCCGCGTATGGCGACGAGGCGCCGCGCCAGTATCGGGCAGGCGAGACCTTGCAGGATCGACCCGGCGTTCCGCACACTCTGTTTCGCAATTGCGATCCGGACCGGCCGCTGCGCTTCCTGACCATCTACGCGCTCGAGCCCGGGCGCGCCTACACGATGGAGCCGTGA
- a CDS encoding amidohydrolase family protein, with translation MAATRIDCDIHPAVGGTRTTLLPYLSDHWKEQLVSRAIDGLDLNSYPPSMPLSGRADWRPADGSKPGSDLAMVQRGAFDQLGASHAICNVVYGAQAVFDSYMAADFCKAINDWIAAEWLARDKRLRASIVVPIQAPDLAVEEIERRAGDNRFVSVLVPSQGETLLGRRHYWPIYQAAEKYKLPIAIHAGSAYRGAPSSIGWPSYRYEYYLAEAQAFQAQTLSLIYEGVFGKYPGLTVVLMESGVSWLPAFMWRANKTWRGVRVEVPWVEREPAAIIRDHFRVTMQPFDAPLDPTSVADIIDQIGSDKMFLFASDYPHWQFDGDDPIPPHLPRSLVQRMCADNPLETFPRLKLNS, from the coding sequence ATGGCGGCCACGCGCATCGACTGCGACATCCATCCCGCGGTGGGGGGAACGCGCACCACGCTGCTGCCCTATCTGAGCGATCACTGGAAGGAACAGCTGGTCAGCCGCGCCATCGACGGGCTCGACCTCAATTCCTATCCGCCGTCGATGCCGCTGTCCGGCCGCGCCGACTGGCGTCCGGCGGACGGCAGCAAGCCCGGCAGCGATCTTGCCATGGTGCAGCGCGGCGCATTCGACCAGCTCGGCGCCAGCCACGCGATCTGCAATGTCGTCTATGGCGCGCAGGCGGTGTTCGATTCCTACATGGCGGCGGACTTCTGCAAGGCGATCAACGACTGGATCGCAGCCGAATGGCTTGCCAGGGACAAGCGGCTGCGCGCCTCGATCGTGGTGCCGATCCAGGCGCCGGATCTCGCGGTCGAGGAGATCGAGCGCAGGGCCGGCGACAATCGCTTCGTCTCGGTGCTGGTGCCCTCGCAAGGCGAGACGCTGCTCGGCCGGCGGCATTACTGGCCGATCTACCAGGCCGCGGAGAAATACAAGCTGCCGATCGCGATCCACGCCGGCAGTGCCTACCGCGGCGCGCCGAGCTCGATCGGCTGGCCGTCCTACCGCTACGAATATTATCTCGCCGAGGCGCAGGCGTTCCAGGCGCAGACGCTGAGCCTGATCTATGAGGGCGTATTCGGGAAGTATCCCGGATTGACCGTCGTGCTGATGGAGTCGGGCGTCAGCTGGCTGCCGGCGTTCATGTGGCGCGCCAACAAGACCTGGCGCGGCGTGCGCGTCGAGGTGCCGTGGGTGGAGCGCGAGCCGGCCGCGATCATCCGCGACCATTTCCGCGTCACCATGCAGCCGTTCGACGCCCCGCTGGATCCTACAAGCGTCGCCGACATCATCGACCAGATCGGCTCCGACAAGATGTTCCTGTTCGCATCAGACTATCCGCACTGGCAGTTCGACGGTGACGATCCGATCCCGCCGCATCTGCCGAGAAGTCTCGTCCAGCGGATGTGTGCTGACAACCCGCTGGAAACCTTTCCGCGTCTCAAGTTGAATTCGTAG